In Zingiber officinale cultivar Zhangliang chromosome 1A, Zo_v1.1, whole genome shotgun sequence, a genomic segment contains:
- the LOC122039077 gene encoding uncharacterized protein LOC122039077, with protein sequence MEESGRIHVTMTAGEYELFKEAKRLAASERQATVSRPRQAPAEASKEPLPVSDRGSKRKQPECYPHQQEQPQASVAESSQPRDSKKGKALVIPEAFPEDPDEKVPFSAMILNERLPKGYRAPSIEEYDGSKDPEDHLAFLNTLSGSSLKWFDGLPQGSITCFLDFKTAFLRRFASSKKYQKTDHCLFALKQRPTEPLRSYINRFNQVTQDVPTATSEILMSAFSHGLGEGEFFRDLIKNPARNFDEMVEKAASYIKVEEAQAARRKAEKPLPPTNRQERRAPQPPPQPLPRAREVRPAFHSGPEIRPAPRVAAVHIPRPRPGSNRYCTYHRSHTHDTNHCFQFARDSKRVAEMGLPPPELAPQLIKMMEEQRVAGQAGPSRPDLAGTHQPGRGKEPEGSREVENRGNAAVREIGMISGGPTDGDSGRARKSHVRRLEVHAVGCSQDQAAGPVISFGPADLEGLELPHDDALIIKAIIANNRVARVFVDTGSSVDILFRTAFEEMQIDAAELQPVATSLYGFTGNEVKHMSQIKLAISLGTEPLGGPPCMNLGPLSPPFTKKSSFLWASRPGKLEGNRRSLGDVISIWSELRLGNIKGCRMEVFMSFKRSIFLYLRSLSPGKKCNYMLSDLRV encoded by the exons tgctacccgcaccaacaggagCAGCCTCAAGCATCTGTAGCTGAGAGTTCACAGCCGCGAGATTCGAAGAAGGGAAAGGCCCTTGTTATACCTGAAGCATTCCCCGAGGATCCAGACGAGAAAGTACCTTTCTCAGCCATGATTCTAAATGAAAGACTGCCTAAGGGTTATAGAGCTCCATCGATCGaagaatatgatgggagcaaggatCCGGAAGATCATCT AGCTTTCCTAAATACTTTATCTGGTTCATCCTTAAAATGGTTTGACGGGTTGCCTCAAGGGTCCATCACCTGTTTCCTGGACTTCAAAACGGCTTTTCTGCGCCGATTTGCCAGCAGTAAGAAATATCAAAAGACAGATCATTGTCTTTTCGCTCTAAAGCAGAGGCCGACTGAGCCCCTAAGAAGTTATATAAACCGCTTTAATCAAGTGACTCAAGATGTTCCCACTGCCACTTCGGAGATTCTGATGAGTGCCTTTTCCCATGGATTGGGAGAAGGTgaattcttcagagatctcattAAGAATCCTgctcggaattttgatgagatggtggaaaaagctgcTTCTTACATCAAGGTAGAAGAAGCACAAGCAGCTCGCAGGAAGGCCGAAAAACCACTTCCTCCCACCAACAGGCAGGAAAGAAGAGCGCCTCAACCACCCCCTCAACCTCTGCCACGAGCCCGGGAGGTCCGACCTGCCTTTCATTCCGGACCCGAAATTCGACCTGCCCCTCGAGTGGCCGCTGTACATATCCCCCGACCTAGGCCAGGGAGTAATCGATATTGCACTTATCATAGATCCCATACACATGATACTAACCATTGCTTTCAGTTTGCTCGGGACTCTAAGCGAGTTGCTGAGATGGGTTTGCCCCCACCTGAGCTAGCTCCTCAGTTAATCAAGATGATGGAAGAACAAAGGGTGGCGGGACAAGCCGGGCCATCTCGCCCTGACCTCGCAGGCACTCATCAGCCTGGCCGAGGAAAAGAGCCAGAAGGATCACGAGAAGTTGAGAACAGAGGCAATGCGGCCGTCagagagataggcatgatctcAGGGGGGCCAACCGACGGGGACTCAGGGAGAGCACGAAAATCTCATGTTCGGCGATTGGAGGTTCATGCTGTTGGGTGCAGTCAGGATCAAGCTGCTGGCCCTGTTATTAGTTTTGGGCCAGCAGACCTGGAGGGCTTGGAGTTGCCTCATGACGACGCACTCATCATCAAAGCCATCATTGCCAACAaccgagtggctcgggtttttGTCGATACCGGGAGTTCAGTCGACATTCTATTCAGGACTGCATTTGAAGAAATGCAGATTGATGCTGCTGAGCTTCAACCAGTAGCCACCtctttatatggattcacgggcaatgaagtgaaGCATATGAGTCAGATTAAGCTGGCTATATCTCTGGGGACCGAGCCACTG GGAGGCCCgccctgcatgaatttagggCCGTTGTCTCCACCTTTCACCAAAAAATCAAGTTTCCTGTGGGCGAGTAGGCCGGGGAAGTTAGAGGGGAACAGAAGGTCTCTCGGCGATGTTATATCGATATGGTCCGAGTTGAGGCTCGGAAACATCAAAGGATGCAGGATGGAGGTGTTCATGTCGTTCAAGAGGAGCATCTTCCTATATCTGAGGAGCCTATCCCCTGGGAAGAAGTGCAACTACATGCTGAGCGACCTGAGAGTCTGA